In Triticum aestivum cultivar Chinese Spring chromosome 5B, IWGSC CS RefSeq v2.1, whole genome shotgun sequence, the following proteins share a genomic window:
- the LOC123113225 gene encoding patatin-like protein 3: MEAMASPVPMDVDKLSYEIFALLESKFLFGAGGAGCLSGPGTPFRGANDGRVRVLAVDGCGAGAGDALLAAAALARLEAGLRQRAGDPDARVADFFDVAAGAGAGGVLAAMLFLKGADGRPRYTAEEALAFVAGSVGKDWGGRRRGWTKLFRGGARKAERSFRRVFGDATLRDTVAPVLVPCYDLATGAPFMFSRADAVESDSFDFRLTDVCAATCAAAGAAAAVRSVDGRTAIAAASGAVAAMGNPASAAITHVLHNKQEFPLAVSMDDILVLSIGTGASSSAATCGNGWSTPIPARSPSRDELARVTAQGVADMVDEAVAMAFGHASDSNYVRLQASNALNSPHTQTAGAAAGAMLSQRNVESVLFRGRRLSDRTNAEKVDALAAELVKEQERRMRSPLPNVVIKQVASPRLSSATTASSVTATVRTASTMPSPASWDSRQ; the protein is encoded by the coding sequence ATGGAAGCCATGGCGTCGCCGGTGCCCATGGACGTCGACAAGCTCAGCTACGAGATCTTCGCCTTGCTGGAGAGCAAGTTCTTGTTCGGCGCCGGTGGGGCCGGGTGCCTGTCCGGCCCGGGGACGCCGTTCCGAGGCGCCAACGACGGGCGCGTGCGCGTGCTTGCCGTCGATGGCTGCGGCGCGGGCGCGGGGGACGCGCTGCTCGCCGCGGCCGCGCTCGCGAGGCTCGAGGCCGGCCTGCGCCAGCGCGCCGGCGACCCCGACGCGCGCGTCGCGGACTTCTTCGacgtggccgccggcgccggcgcgggcggcgtgcTCGCGGCGATGCTGTTCCTCAAGGGCGCCGACGGGCGGCCGCGGTACACGGCCGAGGAGGCGCTGGCCTTCGTGGCCGGGAGCGTCGGGAAGGACTGGGGCGGCCGGCGCCGCGGGTGGACGAAATTGTTCCGTGGTGGCGCAAGGAAGGCTGAGCGGTCCTTCCGGCGGGTGTTCGGCGACGCCACGCTCAGGGACACCGTGGCCCCGGTGCTCGTGCCCTGCTACGATCTCGCCACGGGCGCGCCGTTCATGTTCTCACGCGCCGACGCCGTCGAGAGCGACAGCTTCGACTTCCGCCTCACCGACGTCTGCGCGgccacctgcgccgccgccggtGCGGCCGCGGCCGTCAGGTCGGTCGACGGGCGCACGGCCATCGCCGCCGCGTCCGGCGCCGTGGCGGCCATGGGCAACCCGGCCTCCGCGGCGATCACGCACGTCCTCCACAACAAGCAGGAGTTCCCCCTCGCCGTCAGCATGGACGACATCCTCGTCCTGTCCATCGGCACCGGCGCGTCGTCCTCTGCCGCCACCTGCGGCAACGGGTGGAGCACGCCGATTCCCGCGCGCTCGCCGTCGCGAGACGAGCTGGCGCGCGTCACCGCCCAGGGAGTCGCGGACATGGTCGACGAGGCCGTCGCCATGGCGTTCGGCCACGCGAGCGACAGCAACTACGTCCGCCTACAGGCCAGCAACGCACTCAATTCGCCGCACACGCAGACGGCAGGCGCGGCGGCCGGAGCAATGCTCTCGCAGCGGAACGTGGAGTCCGTGCTCTTCCGCGGGCGGAGGCTGTCGGACCGGACGAACGCCGAGAAGGTCGACGCCCTGGCGGCGGAGCTGGTGAAGGAGCAGGAGCGGCGGATGCGCAGCCCACTCCCGAACGTGGTCATCAAGCAGGTGGCCTCGCCGCGGCTGTCGTCGGCGACCACCGCGTCGTCGGTGACCGCGACGGTGAGGACGGCGTCGACGATGCCGTCGCCGGCGTCGTGGGATTCTCGCCAGTAG